The following proteins are encoded in a genomic region of Chloracidobacterium sp.:
- a CDS encoding type II toxin-antitoxin system HicB family antitoxin yields MSGNYILSDYVELALQEAEYDKLEDNTFSGRIPSCKGVVAFAATLRECESELRSTLEDWVLVGLKLGHELPVLSNINLNHTPAYEPVAPV; encoded by the coding sequence TTTGAGCGATTACGTGGAACTTGCTCTCCAAGAAGCTGAGTATGACAAATTGGAAGACAATACATTTTCCGGGCGAATCCCATCCTGTAAAGGGGTCGTGGCGTTTGCGGCTACTCTACGTGAATGTGAAAGCGAATTGCGTTCAACGCTGGAAGATTGGGTTCTCGTTGGTCTTAAGCTGGGTCATGAGTTACCGGTACTTTCAAACATCAACTTGAATCACACACCCGCTTATGAGCCAGTGGCACCCGTGTAA